AAATCATCGCTCCCCACGATTATAAGCATACTGGTCATGGTTCTGGGGACAGCTACACTGGTTACTGCGGTTTATTTTAATATGCAGATACGCAAATTACGCCAAATGCGGGAATTCATGGAATCTAAGGTAAAAAAGTAACGAACTCATAGTATAAATTCCATGCCGTCCTTTCCAAGTGGCCATTCCGTGATGGCTTTGTTATGGGGAGGATACATGTGGCTGACATGGGTGAAAACTATCTCCTTTGCACCAAGTCTTTGTCCCAGTTCTAGAGCCTCTTTAGCATTCAAGTGTTTTGCCAGCTTAATGTTCGGGGGGAAAATAGCATCAATTATCAGCAGGTCTGCATCCTGCATCAATCCCAGGCTCTGTTGTGGTATATCCGCATTCGTATCTCCGGTTATGACCACTTTCTTATCACCTTCATTGACCAGCACACCAGCCGATTCCTTGATAGGCGGGTGGTTTACCGGGAACAGGGTAAAGGTGAGCCCTGCGAGTTCAAAGGGTTCGAACCATGCTACTTCATGCCGACCAGGTTTCAGGAATCCCAGGTATTGCAGGATATAGTCCAGGGTATTTTTCAGCCCGTACACAGGTACGTGGTTCTGGACCCGGTGAAAGTCACCAAAACCCGCATAGTGGTCATAATGGCCATGGGTCCAGATGACCCCGTCCACGCGGTCCAGCCCCCTGGATATCATCTGCCACCTGAGGTCCGGGCTGGTATCCACCAGCACCTTGCCTCCCGGTCCTTCAAGTAGCACCGAGAACCTGAGTCTCCGGCTGGGCCCCCCGTCAAGGGCATCCTGGCAGGCAGGGCAATGACAACCTATCTTGGGGGTACCAATAGCATCACCGGTACCCAGTAGTACGACTTTCATGGTGCATCTTCAGGTATGTAACCAAATGCATTCCGTTTATTGAACTCACCCACTGCACGTACCAGGTCTTCCTGGGTCAGGACAAGTCTGTCATCCATCAGTGCATTCAACACCGCTTCGCGTACCACCATCCGCAGATCAGAACCCGAATACCCGTCGGTCATTGCTGCTATCTCTGCCTGGTCGAAACTGCCGTCGATCTCAGCCAGTACGTATCCCAGTATCTTTTGCCGCATCTCCTCATCAGGCAGGGGGAAATCCACAATATCGTCGAACCGTCTCCATGCAGCACTATCGAGCAACTGCGGATGGTTGGTGGCAGCGATGAGCAACACTCCGTGTTTTACCAGGCTAATATTATCTATGGCCTTAAGCAGTGTGTTAACCGCCCGTTTCAGGGCTGCATGTTCATCAGATGACCGGGTTTTAGCTATAAAATCAAATTCGTCTATGAAAAGGATACAGGGACTCAAAGCTTTTGCAAGTTCGAACACACGGTCAATGTTCTTGGCTGTCTCGCCAAGGTACTGGTCAGTTATCATGGACAGTTTGACCTCTACAAAGGGCACCTTCAATTTCCCTGACATGGCCTTGGCAGTGGAGGTCTTGCCTGTGCCCGGGGGACCCACGAACAGCAATTTACCTATTTCAACAAGTCCTATCTTTGTCAGGTATTCCCTGAACTGTATGGCCTTGACCATCTTTTCTACTTCGTCCTTCTGGTCCTGGTTAAGAACTAATCGGTCAAGGGTCTGTTCAATTTCATCAGGAACCATGATATGAGCAAGCTTGAGCACATCTTCGGAATCCTTCTCGCCGCTGATCTTGAGGATTAATGAATCGATCCACTGGCGGCTGACCTCTTTTGGTTCATTTTTCTTGCTTGCTTCCTCATAGCTCACGCCCAGTGAATCATTGTTCTCATAGAAGTGTGCAAGCACAGGGTTGTTCCTGATGTGTTCCGTACTCTGTTCTTGTTTGGCCAACCACTTTACTCCCAGGTCAAATACCGTCAGTTTCAGTTGTGAGCCAAACTCTTCATATGCCAGAAAGGGGAGGGACCTGGCTACTTCAACCGGATTTTTTATCATATACAAATCTGTCAGGTCTTTGGCCTTAATGTTTATTGGACGCTTTACAGTACCCTCTTTATTATCCCAGTAATGCTTCCTTATATTGGCGGGTAGGTCATCTACCTGAAGCTCACGTGTTTTGTTATAGATCTCAGCCGTTAAGACCAGTTCAGTGGTTTTTAGTTTTTCATCGTCCATTAACCATCAATTCCAATTTTGAATTAAAAGCAATTTAATGGTTATATTGATGTATATACGTTTCGAACAAAGTTTTTCAAAAAAGCGAGGTGGATTACAAAATCCACCCGGTATAAAAAAAAGAAAAAAATGACCTGGATAATAAAAACAATAAGTACAGGATACCCTGTAAAATAACTATCAATTATCCTAAGTGTCCACCATCATTAAATGTCTTCGCAGCAAGTTCGTTCATGCGCATTGATGTTCTGCCCATACCAGAATATTCGTCTTCTGATATAACATTTGCAATCTCACTGCCAAGAATAAAAATTGCGTGTTTATGTTCAGCCTTACTACGATGTACGTGTACTGGACTTATTCCTAAATTATTATACACATCAAAACTAGCAGAATTATCGTTACTTTCAAAAAACGTCTTCATTTGTGCCATCAGGGTATGTAGTTGAATCAGTTCTTCTTTATGCATCAGTTCCCAACCTCCAAAACGCTAACTATTAATGTGTGAATGCAGATTTATATCACACAATGAAAATACCATTCTCTAACCAGTACAAAAAAGGTTTTGTAGGAATGTTACTTCCTATCAGTATGACGTAAAGTTTCCTAAATAATCTTCATGATTAATGTTAAAAAAGACCATTACGCAAGGTTAAAATTTAGGAATGGTATATTACTACAAAATGCCATACGCCACATTTGACCGTGATGCTTTCACGGCACGAACAGGACTGGGCCCTGATATGCATGTG
This genomic window from ANME-2 cluster archaeon contains:
- a CDS encoding UPF0058 family protein, which gives rise to MHKEELIQLHTLMAQMKTFFESNDNSASFDVYNNLGISPVHVHRSKAEHKHAIFILGSEIANVISEDEYSGMGRTSMRMNELAAKTFNDGGHLG
- a CDS encoding ATP-binding protein; its protein translation is MDDEKLKTTELVLTAEIYNKTRELQVDDLPANIRKHYWDNKEGTVKRPINIKAKDLTDLYMIKNPVEVARSLPFLAYEEFGSQLKLTVFDLGVKWLAKQEQSTEHIRNNPVLAHFYENNDSLGVSYEEASKKNEPKEVSRQWIDSLILKISGEKDSEDVLKLAHIMVPDEIEQTLDRLVLNQDQKDEVEKMVKAIQFREYLTKIGLVEIGKLLFVGPPGTGKTSTAKAMSGKLKVPFVEVKLSMITDQYLGETAKNIDRVFELAKALSPCILFIDEFDFIAKTRSSDEHAALKRAVNTLLKAIDNISLVKHGVLLIAATNHPQLLDSAAWRRFDDIVDFPLPDEEMRQKILGYVLAEIDGSFDQAEIAAMTDGYSGSDLRMVVREAVLNALMDDRLVLTQEDLVRAVGEFNKRNAFGYIPEDAP
- a CDS encoding MBL fold metallo-hydrolase — translated: MKVVLLGTGDAIGTPKIGCHCPACQDALDGGPSRRLRFSVLLEGPGGKVLVDTSPDLRWQMISRGLDRVDGVIWTHGHYDHYAGFGDFHRVQNHVPVYGLKNTLDYILQYLGFLKPGRHEVAWFEPFELAGLTFTLFPVNHPPIKESAGVLVNEGDKKVVITGDTNADIPQQSLGLMQDADLLIIDAIFPPNIKLAKHLNAKEALELGQRLGAKEIVFTHVSHMYPPHNKAITEWPLGKDGMEFIL